GAGTTCCGCTTTCATCACGCCGCCTCCGGCCCCGCCTTCGTGGAGGTCGAAGACGCCCACTCGAGCTGGATGCAGATCGCCGCGGAGACGGGCGCTCCCGGATTCCTCGCGTGGATCGCCGTGGCGGCCCTGGCCGCGCGGCTCTGGCGGCGCCGCGTCCGCGCGGCTCCAGAAGGCTCCGAGGAGCGCCTCCAGGTCGCCGGACTGGGGGGCGGGGTCGCCGCGTACCTGGCGGCGGGCCTGTTCAACACGGTCACGCTTCACGTCTCGCCGACGATTCTCTTCGGGGGGCTTCTGGGCCTGCTGGCCGGCCGGACGCTCGAGGGCCGGCGCGCGCGCGTGGCGGCGGGAGTCGGCGCGGCCTTGAGCCTGGCGGGCGTTGGGGTGGGGACGGGCCTGGCGGCGCTCGAGGCGACGCTCGCCGCGGCCGCGCGCGAACCGGATCCGGCCGCCCGGGAGCGGCTGCTCGAGCGGGCCGAAGGGATTCCCCCCGGACACTGGCGCGTGGCGTACCTTCGGGGGAAGCTTTATGCCGCGACCGGCCGCTTCGACGAGGCGGCGGAGGCGTTCCGCCGGACCCTCCGCCGGCGTCCGAACCATCTCGACGCGCTCAACAGCCTGGCGGTCGCGATCCTGAAGGGCGGCGGGGACGGGCGCGAGGCGGAGGCGGCCCTGCTCCGCGCGATCGGGACCGCTCCGTACGCTCCGACCGCCTATTTCAACCTGGGACTCCTCGAACTCGGCCGCGGACGTCTCCCGGAGGCCCGGCGGAGGTTCGAGGAGACGCTCGAGCGCCATCCGCGGCACGGTCCGGCGCACTACTACCGGGGAATCACGCTTCTGGGGGACCCGGGGGCCGCGCGGGCCTGCTTCCGCCGGGCGCGCGAGGAGGGCTTCGACGTCGGGGGCGCTCTCCGGCGCGAGCGTCCGGCGCTCGCGGCCGATCCCGCGTGGGCCGAGTTTTTCCGCTGACCCGTCTCCCGGTCAGGGCTGATAGAAGTTCCGCACCCAGCGGTGCGCGCGGAGCGCCTGAACCTGCTCCGGCGGCAGCCCCCGGCCGTCGCCGAGCGCGCAATTGGCCTCCGCGTGCCGCACGGACCGCATCCCGGGGATGACGGTCGAGACGGCCGGATGGCTGAGCGAGAAGCGGATCGCGATCTCCGGAAGCCGCTCGAGCGAGACGTCCAGATCCTCCGAGATCCGTTGGACCCGCTCGAAGACCTCGCGCTTGCGGTCGCCCTTGAAATAGCGCTCGCGGAAATCGCCCGGCGGGAAAACGGTCTCGGGCGTGACTTTCCCCGTCAGGCCCCCTTCGTCGAGCGGCACCCGGGCGATGACGCCGATCTGCCGCTCGAGACAGAAGGGAAAAAGGCGGTCCTCGGGGCTCTGGTCGAAGATGTTGTAGATCACCTGGACCGTGTCCACGACGCCGGTCTTGAGCAGCTCCAGGCCGTTCTCCGGCGTGTGCTCCCCGAGGGAAACGCCGAAGAAGCGGATCTTGCCCTGCCGCTTCAGGCGCTCCACCGCCTCCAGCCAGTCGCCCCGGCCGACGAACTCGTCCGTCCAGACGTGGAGCTGCTGGAGATCGAGCGTTTCGACGCCGAGGTTCCTCAGGCTCTCTTCGGTGCATTCGGCGACGTAGGCGCCGGGGAAGACCTCCTCGACCGGCACGTCGCGCCGGGCGGGCCACTGCCGGTTGCGGGGCGGAACCTTGGTGGCCACGTAAATCTTTTCCCGACGGCGGCGGAGCACGCGCCCGACGACGCGCTCGCTGTGCCCGTCCCCGTAGGCGAGCGCCGTGTCGATGAAGTTGAGGCCCCGCTCGATCGCCCGTTCCAGGGCGCGCTCGGATTCATCGTCGGCGGCGCCGATCCACTGCTTGCCGCCGATGCCCCAGGCGCCGAAGCCGATCTCCGAAACGCGCAGGCCGGTGCGTCCCAACGTGCGGTAGTTCATCCGTTCTCCTCCGGGGCGGGCATTGTAGCGTTTTTCTTTGAGGAACGCTCTTTCCTGTGGTGAAGTGGGCTCTTATGAAAACGGTTCTGGCGTTCGGAGAGGCGCTCTGGGATCTTCTTCCGTCCGGGCCGGCGCTCGGAGGGGCGCCGGCGAACTTCGCGTACCGCCTGAACGCGTTCGGGGACCGGGCGCTTCTGGTGACGCGCCTGGGGCGCGACGCGTGGGGCCTGCGGGCGGGGGAGCGGCTGAAGGCGCTGGGGCTGGACCTGGCGCTGGTGCAATGGGACGACCGGCGGCCCACGGGGACCGTGCCCGTCTCGGTGGATGCGCGCGGCGTTCCGGAATTCACGATCGTTCCGGACGTGGCGTACGACTACATCGAGCCGGCGCCGGCCCTGCTGGAAGCCGCCGCCCGGGCGGACGCGGTCTACTTCGGGACGCTCGTTCAGCGTTCGCCCGTGTCGCGGGAGACGCTCCGGAGGGTGCTCGCGGCGGCGCCGCGGGCGGCGAAGTTTCTGGACATCAATCTCCGGAAGGACTGTTACACGCCCGAGACGATCGCCGCATCGCTAGCGGCGGCGGACGTCCTGAAGCTCAACGAAGGCGAGGCCGAGGCCCTGGCGGGAATGTTCGGCCTGCGCGGCGGAGCTCCGGCCGCCGCGGCGGAGGCGATTCTGGAACGCTGGCCGCTGCGCTGCTGCGTGGTGACCCTGGGGGAACGGGGGGCCGTGGCGGTTTCCCGGAACGAACGCGCCGAGGTGCCGGGCTGGAACGTCCGGGTCGTCGATACGGTGGGTTCCGGAGACGCCTTCAGCGCGGGGTTCCTTGGAGCGTATCTCCAAGGGAGGCCTTTGGCGGAGTGCCTGTTCCGCGGGAACGTCCTGGGAGCGCTCGTGGCGGAACAGGAAGGAGCCACGCAGCCGCTCGGTCCCGAGGACGTGCGGCGGTTTCTGGAGCGGGAAGGCGCCGGTTCCTCGGGGGAAAAGGGGATCCGGAGATGAAGGCTCTCGCGCTGGCCGTCTGTCTCGGGGTCGCGCCCCAGTCCGGCGAGGAGCCGCGGCATGGAGCGGCGGATCTGAAGGTCGGGGAAGCGGCGGAGGTGGAGATTCCCGGAGGGCGCAAGGTGCGCGTGCGCCTCCTGGATCTCGAGGAGTTCCGTGACGACGTGTGCGACGCGGTGCGGCGGGCACGCGTCCGCGTGGAGATCGACGGCCGCGCGGAGTGGGTGGAGTCGGCGCACTATAACCTTCCGGTGACGGTGGGGGAGTTTCAGGTCGATTGTCCGATCACCCGGGGGACGGTGGCGAATTCACGGACCGACGTCTGGGCGCTCCGGAAGGACGCGCGGATCCGGATCTGGCCGGCGGGTTCGCCGTGGCTTGCGCCGGGGACGTTCCGCTATCCGGTCCGCCAGCGGTGGTTCGCCGGTCTCACGCAAATGGCCAACGAGCCCGTTTTCGTGGACGGCGGGGATATCCCGGGACCGCGCAAGATCTACTATCACTGGGGGCTGGACATCGGCGGCAGCGAAGGTCAGGTGGAGGTCGTCGCCGCCACCGACGGGCGCGTTGTCAGCGCGGGAAACGCGCTTCTTCCGGGGGAGGAAGGCTCGCCGGCGCGGCCGCGGTATGACGTCGTCTACCTTCGGGACGGCCGCGGCTGGTACTACCGCTACAGCCATCTCAAGACGATCGAGGTGAAGCCGGGGGAGACCGTCGAGATGGGACGGCGGATCGGGCTTCTGGGGAAGGAAGGGGCCAGCGGCGGCTGGGCGCATCTGCACTTCGACATCACCCGCCGCCAGCCGTCGGGCGACTGGGGCATCGAGGAAGGATACGCTTTTCTCTGGGAGGCCTACCGTCGGGAATACGCCCCCCGGATCGTCGCCGTGGCGCGTCCGCACCACCTGCTGTGGGCGGGACAGGAGGCGGTTCTGGACGGCTCACGCTCCTGGGGCCAAGGCCTGCGCCATGAATGGACGTTCGGGGACGGGACGAAGGCCGAGGGGCCCCGCGTCGCGCGGCGCTACGAGCGTCCGGGAAGCTACAGCGAGATTCTCAAAGTCACCGACGCCGACGGGCGGGAGGACTACGACTTCGCCGTCGTCCAGGTTCTGGATCGCCACCGTCCCAAGGATCTGCCGCCCACGATTCACGCGGCGTACTGGCCCACGTTCGGCCTTCGCCCGGGGGATCCGGTGACGTTCAAGGTCCGGACGTTCCGGACCCGGGACGGGGAGGAGCGTTGGGATTTCGGCGACGGAAGCCCGCCGGTGACGGTCCGTTCGGACGGAAACGCGGTCCCTCTGGCGCCCGACGGGTACGCCGAAACGATTCATCGGTTCGAGAAACCGGGCGTGTACGTGGTTCGGGTGGAGCGGGCCAACGCCGCCGGTGTCCGGGCGGTGACGCATCTCAAGGTGCGGGTGGGGGAGGAGCCATGATGCAGGCGATTCTCGTTCTGGCGCTGGCCGCCCAGGATCCGATCCCCGTCGAGGGGCAGCCGCTGGCCGCCCAGGTGGAGCGACTGATTCAGGCGCTGGAGTTTCTGGGATCTCCTTTGGCGCCGGACGTGCGGGCGGCGCTTTCGGAGGCGGGCCGGGACGGGGCGCGGATCCAGCGGCTCCTGGATCCCCAGACGCTTCTGGTGGTGCACATCAATCCCGAGTCGCGCGTGAAGGCGGCGCGGGGCCGGGGGGAGGCCCGCCTCGTCCAGGGCGGCTGGACGCCGGTCCTCGTCAAGGTGGTCAACGAAAGCGCCGTGCGGTCGGCGCTGCGGATCTCCAGTCCTCAGGCCGGGCCGGTCTATTCGGGCGGCTTCCGGAACGTCCAGGGGGATCCCGGCCGTTTCCTCGAGGTGGAGATGTTCCAGGCGCCTCCGATGACGCCCGGTCTGAGCGGTCTGCGGGTCGAGTACGCGATCGCGCTCATTTACTCGTCCGAGGCGGGGAGGCGCGAGGCGACGATCGTCTTCGACGTCGGACAGGGGACGCAGGATCTCGGGTTCCGGGCCGAAGCGCCGGTGCTCTTCGACGTGCGGCCCGGGGTGCCGGTGCGCCTGACGATTCGGGATCACGACGGCAAGCCGACCGCCGCGCGGTTCACGTTCACGGATCGGACGGGTCGGGTTTACCCCCCGCAGCCCAAGCGCCTGGCGCCGGACTTCTTCTTCCAGAAGCAGATCTACCGGGACGACGGCGGGACGGTGATTCTTCCCCCCGGCGAGCTGACGATGGAGTACGGGCGCGGCCCCGAGTACCGGCTCCTGCGGCGGACGGTCGCGGTTCCGGAACGGGGCGAGGGGCGGATCGACGTGCGGCTGGAACGGTGGGTGAACCCGATGGAGTGGGGCTTCTACAGCGGGGACCACCATATCCACGCCGCCGGCTGCGCCCATTACACCAACCCCACGGAAGGGGTGCATGCCCCGGACATGTTCCTGCACGTCAAGGGCGAGGGGCTCAACGTGGGCTGCAACCTGACGTGGGGCCCGTGCTACGACTATCAGCGGAAGTTTTTCGAGCCCGCGCCCCACAAGCTTTCGGAGCCCTTCACGGTGCTCAAGTACGACGTCGAAGTGAGCGGCTTCGGCTCGCAGGCGCTCGGGCACGTGTGCCTGCTCAATCTGAAGGACCAGACGTACCCCGGCTCCGAAGGGACCAAGACGAAGGGCTGGCCCACCTGGACGACCCCTCTGATGAAGTGGGCCAAGGCCCAGGGAGCCGTCACGGGATACGCCCATTCGGCCAACGGCCTCTGGATCCGGGACGACGGGCGGACGGCGCGGAGGCTCGTGGGCGAGCTGGATGCGGACGGAGACGGCCGTGTATCCCGCGCGGAAGCCGCCCGGGGTCTCCTGCCGGACGATTTCGGCGCCGTGGACGGCGATTCGGACGGATTCCTGACGGCGGAGGAGACGGCCGCGGCGATCGGGCGCGTGAAGCGGCGGTTGCCCAACTACGCGATTCCGGACATGGACGGAATCGGCGCCCAGGAGATCTGCGTGACGGTGGCGCAGGGGCTGTGCGACTTCATCAGCGCCATGGACACCCAGCGGGAGCTGGAGTGGAACTGCTGGTACCACATGCTCAATTGCGGTTTTCCGCTCAAGGCCAGCGGCGAAACGGACTTCCCCTGCATCTCGGGAAGCCGGGTGGGCGAGGGGCGCGTGTACGTCCATCTCGGCAAGGTGGACCGGATCGATTTCGGGCGCTGGTGCGAGGGGCTTGCGCGGGGGCGAAGCTACATCTCGGACGGCTACGCGCATGCGCTGGAGTTCCGGGTGGCCGGGAAGGCGCCGGGGGAGGAGGCGGCGCTGGAAGGGCCGGGGGTCGTTCCGGTGCGGGCGAAAGTGGCCTTTGCGGCCGAGAACGCGCTCGGGACGGCGCCGGGGGCCGCGGTTCCCAAGGGGGCCACGCGGCTCGTGGAACTCGTGGTCAACGGCCGCCCGGTCGCGTCGAAGGAGGTGCCGGCCGACGACCGGGTGCACGAGATCGCGTTCGAGCTTCCGGTGGAGCGTTCCAGCTGGGTGGCGCTGCGGCACTTCCCGCAGATGCACACGAATCCGGTGAACGTTCTTGTGGGCGGCAAGCCGATCCGGGCGTCGCGCCGGAGCGCCCTCTGGTGCGTCGGGGTGATCGAGCAGCTCTGGCGCGTGCGGGCGGAAGCGATCGCGCCGGAGGAGCGGGAGGAGGCGCGCCGGACGTTCGATGGGGCGATTCGGGAGTACCGGCGCATCGCGGAGGAGTGTCCGGAGGGAAGTTAGGGCCGTCCGATTTCGAACGCGGGGCGAAAACCGCTAGTCGAACCACTCGTCGGCGGGGTCGAAGGGCGGCGAGACGATATTGAGGATTTTCATGGGCCCTCGGCCGGGCACCGCGCGGTGGCGGGTCCCCGGCCGGATCATCACCGCCATCCCGGGCCGCACGGGGTAGAGCGTCCCGTTCAGTTCGATGTGTCCCTCGCCTTCGAGGAAGTAATACGTCTCCGTGAAGCCCTTGTGGTAGTGCGTCCGCGAGTCCTTGCTGATCTCCACGAGGTGGAGGCTCAGGACCCGGTTGTCCGGACGGCGGAAGGCGCGTCGGCTTGTGCCGCAGGGGCAGGGAACTCCGGGAATCGCGGCGAGGTCCGCGATCTCGAAGGGAACTTCGAGTCCCGTGTCGATCGGCCGATCGGGAGCGGCGGGTTTCCTCTCGGTGCGGGTTTTCCGACGGATCGTCTTGGGCATGACGTAAGCGTATCCCCCCTCCGGAGGCGCGTCAAGCGGGCGGAGCGAAGCGCCGGGGCTTCCAGGATTCCGTAAGGTTCGTCCCGCTTCCGCTATTTATTGCAAGCATGGGGCCGCAGAAGGGAGATCGGGATTCGGAAACCTTTGTGCGAACGATGGCGGAGCATCAGGGGCGGCTTTTCGCCTACATTTTGTCCCTTGTGGGCGATCCCGACGCGGCCAACGACATTCTTCAGGAGACGAACGTGGTCCTCTGGCGGGACAGCAAGGAGTTCCGTCCGGGCTCCAGCTTCGCCGCCTGGGCCTTCCGGATCGCTCACTTCCAGGTCATGGCCTTCCGCCAGAGACGGCTTCGGGATCGGCTGATCTTTCAAGACGAGCTTCTGGATCTTCTGGCCGCCGGCGCCCGGGAGACGGACGATCTCTTCGAATCCCGCCAGGAACGGCTGACGAGTTGTCTTGAAAAGCTCAATCCGGATCATCGGGAAATGCTCCGGCGCCGCTATGCCGAGGGCCGTTCCGTTCAGGAGATCGCCCGTGATCGAGGGATGACTCCGAACGCGGCCATGCAGGCTCTCTTCCGCATCCGGAAAGCCCTTTTGCAGTGCGTGGGGCGTGTCCCGGAGGGAGGCCTCTGATGCCGGTATCCTGGGAGGAGGTCCGCCCCGAATTCGAAGCGCTTCTGGCGGGGCTTCTCGACGGTCGTCTGGAGACTTCCGAACGGGAGCGCCTTTTCCGGATCCTGCGCGAGTCTTCCGACGCACGGAGGATGTATCTCGACTTCTGCCAGATGCATGCGATTCTGGTCTCGGCCCACGGGGTTCTTCAGGCCTTCGGGCCGCCGGTCCGGCGCCGGTCCGGCGGGTTCGCCGCCGTGGCAGCCGCCGTCCTGATGGCCCTGGGGGTGGCCTTCTGGGTCCGGTCCGCAAGCGCCCCCTGGGGCGCGCGTTTCGAGCCGGCGGAAGGCTCCGCCTGGATCGTGCGCGACGGCCGCCGAGTCGTTCTGTCGGAAAGCCGTCCCGTCCGGGAGGGGGACCGCTACGTCACGGGGTCCGGCGCGCGCGCCGTGGTCCGCCGGGATGACGGTTCGACGATCGTTCTCCTGGAGCGGACGGATGTCGCGTTCCGGGCCGATCGCGTGGAACTCAACGGCGGCGCGCTCCGGTGCGAAATCGTTCCGCACGGCGACCGTTCCCTGGTCTTTCTCACGCCGAATGCCGAGGCGACCGTCCTGGGCACGGCGTTCGAGCTGTCCGCGGTCGTCGGAGAAACCCGCGTCCGCACGGGCCGGGGCAGGGTCCGGCTGGCCGCCGAGGAGCGAAGCGTCGAGATCGGGGCCGGCCAGGTGGGGGTCGCCGACGGCCCGGACCTTTTCCGCTGGGAGCCCGCGCTGGACCTGAATTTTTCGGCTCTGAAGGAGCTTCCGCCCGCGTTCACGACCCATTTCTGCTTCTCCGACGCTCTGACGACCTCCGCGCGTGCCGTCGCGCCGGCGCCGGAGCGCGTTCGCCTCGTCCCCGGCGGTCTCACGTTCGGGCCGCCCCCCGACCGGCCCGCCCGAAACGGACTCATCGAACTGCGCTGGTCCGAGGAGGTGGGCGACGACGTGATGGTCGAGGCCGAGGTTGCCGGCGCCCCACGGTGGTCCCTGGGCATGGCGGTCTCGGGAAGCAGTTTCGAGGGGTATCGCATCATTTTCGCGGCGATCCAGGGGTACGACAACGGCGTCGCCGTGGATACCCTGCATCCGGCGGAATGCATCGTCCTGGCGAAGGACCCCAAGCCGATCGCGCCGGACGAGGATCATACGCTGCGCGTCGAGCGGCGCGGAACGCGAATGAAGGTGTGGGTGGACCGTGAGCTCCGGATCGATACGGAGATCGACCATCCGCTGCCCCCGGCCCGGCGGCGCACGGTGTCGCTCAGCAACTTCGGGGCGCCGCCCCTCGTGAAAAGCCTCCGGGTCTGGAAGCTCGGAACCCCTCGGGGGTTGCGTTCTCCATAGGTCATTCGGGTCGGACAAAGGGTCGTTCTGGATCGGGCCGTGGCGGCGGAGGGGCTCGGCGCCCTGGGGCGCTGAATCGGCGTAAGACCGCCGCCCGATCGGTTATGAGATTTCGGAGGAGGTGCTCCTCCTCGGGGGAAAGGATCGATGATGCAGCCGCACGCCGTGCGACGACTGGACGCCGGTGCGTTCCGGCGCCATCTGCGGGAACTGGACCGCCGGAGCTTCCTTCGGGTGGGCATGCTCGGGGCCGCGGGGCTGGCGCTTCCGGACCTCCTCCGGCTCGAAGCCCGGGCCGCGGAGCAGGGAAGGTCTCCGCGCCGGATGTCCTCCGTCATCATCCTCTGGATGCGCGGCGGACCCAGTCAGCACGAGACGTGGGATCCGAAACCGGACGCTCCTTCCGAATACCGGGGACCGTTCGGGTCGATTCGGACGAAGGTGCCGGGGATCCGCATTTGCGAGCTGCTTCCGAGGTCGGCCGCCCTCATGCATCGCTGGTCGATTGTCCGGTCGCTCCATCACGACAACGCGGGCCACTCGGCGGCGGACCAGATCTGTTTCACGGGCTACCCGCCGGGGCCGGACGCGGAAGCGAACGTCGCCCCCAGCTGCGGGTCGGTCGTCGCCCGGCAGCTCCAGGCGCAGAATCCGCGGCTGCCGGCCTACGTCATGATTCCGCGCATGGTGCCCGGCACGGACGCGGCTTATCTGGGGGTCGCCTACCGGCCGTTCGAGACGCTCGCCGATCCCGCCGACGGCGGACCGTTCCGGGTTCCGAACCTTCAGGCGCCGGCGGCGCTCTCCCTGGAGCGCCTGGCGGATCGTCGACGGCTGCTGGAGGACCTGGATCGCCTGCGCCGTTCGGTGGACACCAGCGGGATGATGGAGGCGATGGACCGTTTCCACCAGAGCGCCTGGGAGATCGTCACCGGGCCGGAAGCCCGCCGGGCGTTCGATCTGGATGCGGAACCTCGAAAGGTCCGCGAGCGCTACGGGTTCATGCCCGAGTTCAAGGCGCCGACGCCCGACCGGTGCGGCTGCCCGGCCTGGTCGCAGCGGATTCTCCTGGCGCGGCGGCTGGTCGAGGCCGGCGTGCGCCTGGTGACCGTGGATTTGCGGTGGTGGGATACGCACGTCGAGGGCATCGACAGCATGAAGAACGGCTTCCTGCCCCGCTGGGACCAGGCGTATTCCGCCCTCATCGAGGACCTCCACGAGCGGGGTCTTCTGGAATCGACGATGGTCGTGGCGTGGGGGGAGTTCGGGCGGACGCCCAAGCTCAACGACCGGAACGGGCGGGACCATTGGCCGGGCGTCTTCTCGGCGGCGATCGCGGGAGGCGGCGTCCAGGGTGGGCGCGTCGTGGGGGCCAGCGACGACAAAGGGGCCTACCCGAAGGACAATCCGAAGCGGCCGCAGGACGTCCTGGCCACGATCTACCGGCATCTCGGGGTGGACATCCACGCGGAATACCCGGACTTCTCGGGGCGGCCCCGTCCGGTGCTCCCCTTCGGCGAACCGATCGAGGAACTGTTCTGACGTCCGGGGCTACATGAAATTCGGCGTGTGCAGATCGGAGAGCGTCCGCGCCTGATCGGGAGTGAAGCCCGCATGCTCCAGCCGCCGGACGCGGTTCTGGTGCATGATCTCGAGGAGCTCCCGGAAGGCCGTGTGCCCGCGACGGATGGAGGCGGGATCCGTCCCGCGGGCGGCCAGGACCGTCAGAGCGTCGGCGATCCGAGCCGGAACGCCGCCCGCCTGAGCCATCGCCGCGGCGCGCCTCCGGACGGCCGCTTCCAGGCGGCCGTAGAGCGACGGATCGCACGACAGGGCGTGGCGGACGTGGGCCAGCCCGAAATGGACATGCCGGGTTTCGTCGGCGCGGGCTTTCTCCGCCAGAATCGCGGTCGGTTCGTCGGGCGCGTGGCGTTCGATGAACTTCAGGAGGTCCAGGAACGTGCCCTCGCCGAGCACGGAGAGCAGAAACGAGGATTCCGTGAAATCTTCGAGCTCGAGGAGCGAAAGGAGCGAGCGCGACGTGACGGCGGAGGAGACGCCCAGTCCGCCCCCTCCGGCGCGGGCGCGCTTGAGGAAGGCGTCGATGTGGCGGGCTTCGTCGTTGAGCTGCGTGGCCAGGAACTGGGCCACCTCCGCGTACGCCGGATGGAGGCGCGGGACGAACCGCGCCGGCACGTAGAGGGCGGAGAGTTCGTTTTCCGCCAGGAAGGTCATGATCTGCCCGACCGCCCGTTCCAGGGGGGCGGGAAGCGGACGCACCTTCGACCACGGAATGTCCTTCGACGCGTCCCACTGGGCCGCGACCGCCTGGTCGTACAGCTCGGCCACTTCCGGGGGGGCCACGCGGTCCCGCTCCAGGAGCGAAACGGGATAAGGCGGTCCTCCCGGCTCCACGCGGGCGCCTCTCGGCGCGAAGCCCGTCGCCGGATCGGCGCGCTCCGGAAAAGGCACCCGGGCGAGGACCGCGCGCGCGGTCAGGCGTCCCCCTTCGAGGGGAAGGGGAGCGCCTTCCTCGCGCGCCCCGCGCGGCACCGACAGCCCGCCCCGC
This DNA window, taken from Planctomycetota bacterium, encodes the following:
- a CDS encoding tetratricopeptide repeat protein, coding for ALRPGRYLSEERLATGRVVRLEIWKGAARLAADRPILGAGAGNFAAAFPPYRGEAEFRFHHAASGPAFVEVEDAHSSWMQIAAETGAPGFLAWIAVAALAARLWRRRVRAAPEGSEERLQVAGLGGGVAAYLAAGLFNTVTLHVSPTILFGGLLGLLAGRTLEGRRARVAAGVGAALSLAGVGVGTGLAALEATLAAAAREPDPAARERLLERAEGIPPGHWRVAYLRGKLYAATGRFDEAAEAFRRTLRRRPNHLDALNSLAVAILKGGGDGREAEAALLRAIGTAPYAPTAYFNLGLLELGRGRLPEARRRFEETLERHPRHGPAHYYRGITLLGDPGAARACFRRAREEGFDVGGALRRERPALAADPAWAEFFR
- a CDS encoding aldo/keto reductase, translating into MNYRTLGRTGLRVSEIGFGAWGIGGKQWIGAADDESERALERAIERGLNFIDTALAYGDGHSERVVGRVLRRRREKIYVATKVPPRNRQWPARRDVPVEEVFPGAYVAECTEESLRNLGVETLDLQQLHVWTDEFVGRGDWLEAVERLKRQGKIRFFGVSLGEHTPENGLELLKTGVVDTVQVIYNIFDQSPEDRLFPFCLERQIGVIARVPLDEGGLTGKVTPETVFPPGDFRERYFKGDRKREVFERVQRISEDLDVSLERLPEIAIRFSLSHPAVSTVIPGMRSVRHAEANCALGDGRGLPPEQVQALRAHRWVRNFYQP
- a CDS encoding carbohydrate kinase, producing the protein MKWALMKTVLAFGEALWDLLPSGPALGGAPANFAYRLNAFGDRALLVTRLGRDAWGLRAGERLKALGLDLALVQWDDRRPTGTVPVSVDARGVPEFTIVPDVAYDYIEPAPALLEAAARADAVYFGTLVQRSPVSRETLRRVLAAAPRAAKFLDINLRKDCYTPETIAASLAAADVLKLNEGEAEALAGMFGLRGGAPAAAAEAILERWPLRCCVVTLGERGAVAVSRNERAEVPGWNVRVVDTVGSGDAFSAGFLGAYLQGRPLAECLFRGNVLGALVAEQEGATQPLGPEDVRRFLEREGAGSSGEKGIRR
- a CDS encoding PKD domain-containing protein, whose protein sequence is MKALALAVCLGVAPQSGEEPRHGAADLKVGEAAEVEIPGGRKVRVRLLDLEEFRDDVCDAVRRARVRVEIDGRAEWVESAHYNLPVTVGEFQVDCPITRGTVANSRTDVWALRKDARIRIWPAGSPWLAPGTFRYPVRQRWFAGLTQMANEPVFVDGGDIPGPRKIYYHWGLDIGGSEGQVEVVAATDGRVVSAGNALLPGEEGSPARPRYDVVYLRDGRGWYYRYSHLKTIEVKPGETVEMGRRIGLLGKEGASGGWAHLHFDITRRQPSGDWGIEEGYAFLWEAYRREYAPRIVAVARPHHLLWAGQEAVLDGSRSWGQGLRHEWTFGDGTKAEGPRVARRYERPGSYSEILKVTDADGREDYDFAVVQVLDRHRPKDLPPTIHAAYWPTFGLRPGDPVTFKVRTFRTRDGEERWDFGDGSPPVTVRSDGNAVPLAPDGYAETIHRFEKPGVYVVRVERANAAGVRAVTHLKVRVGEEP
- a CDS encoding CehA/McbA family metallohydrolase, which gives rise to MMQAILVLALAAQDPIPVEGQPLAAQVERLIQALEFLGSPLAPDVRAALSEAGRDGARIQRLLDPQTLLVVHINPESRVKAARGRGEARLVQGGWTPVLVKVVNESAVRSALRISSPQAGPVYSGGFRNVQGDPGRFLEVEMFQAPPMTPGLSGLRVEYAIALIYSSEAGRREATIVFDVGQGTQDLGFRAEAPVLFDVRPGVPVRLTIRDHDGKPTAARFTFTDRTGRVYPPQPKRLAPDFFFQKQIYRDDGGTVILPPGELTMEYGRGPEYRLLRRTVAVPERGEGRIDVRLERWVNPMEWGFYSGDHHIHAAGCAHYTNPTEGVHAPDMFLHVKGEGLNVGCNLTWGPCYDYQRKFFEPAPHKLSEPFTVLKYDVEVSGFGSQALGHVCLLNLKDQTYPGSEGTKTKGWPTWTTPLMKWAKAQGAVTGYAHSANGLWIRDDGRTARRLVGELDADGDGRVSRAEAARGLLPDDFGAVDGDSDGFLTAEETAAAIGRVKRRLPNYAIPDMDGIGAQEICVTVAQGLCDFISAMDTQRELEWNCWYHMLNCGFPLKASGETDFPCISGSRVGEGRVYVHLGKVDRIDFGRWCEGLARGRSYISDGYAHALEFRVAGKAPGEEAALEGPGVVPVRAKVAFAAENALGTAPGAAVPKGATRLVELVVNGRPVASKEVPADDRVHEIAFELPVERSSWVALRHFPQMHTNPVNVLVGGKPIRASRRSALWCVGVIEQLWRVRAEAIAPEEREEARRTFDGAIREYRRIAEECPEGS
- a CDS encoding cupin domain-containing protein, translating into MPKTIRRKTRTERKPAAPDRPIDTGLEVPFEIADLAAIPGVPCPCGTSRRAFRRPDNRVLSLHLVEISKDSRTHYHKGFTETYYFLEGEGHIELNGTLYPVRPGMAVMIRPGTRHRAVPGRGPMKILNIVSPPFDPADEWFD
- a CDS encoding sigma-70 family RNA polymerase sigma factor gives rise to the protein MRTMAEHQGRLFAYILSLVGDPDAANDILQETNVVLWRDSKEFRPGSSFAAWAFRIAHFQVMAFRQRRLRDRLIFQDELLDLLAAGARETDDLFESRQERLTSCLEKLNPDHREMLRRRYAEGRSVQEIARDRGMTPNAAMQALFRIRKALLQCVGRVPEGGL
- a CDS encoding FecR family protein, encoding MPVSWEEVRPEFEALLAGLLDGRLETSERERLFRILRESSDARRMYLDFCQMHAILVSAHGVLQAFGPPVRRRSGGFAAVAAAVLMALGVAFWVRSASAPWGARFEPAEGSAWIVRDGRRVVLSESRPVREGDRYVTGSGARAVVRRDDGSTIVLLERTDVAFRADRVELNGGALRCEIVPHGDRSLVFLTPNAEATVLGTAFELSAVVGETRVRTGRGRVRLAAEERSVEIGAGQVGVADGPDLFRWEPALDLNFSALKELPPAFTTHFCFSDALTTSARAVAPAPERVRLVPGGLTFGPPPDRPARNGLIELRWSEEVGDDVMVEAEVAGAPRWSLGMAVSGSSFEGYRIIFAAIQGYDNGVAVDTLHPAECIVLAKDPKPIAPDEDHTLRVERRGTRMKVWVDRELRIDTEIDHPLPPARRRTVSLSNFGAPPLVKSLRVWKLGTPRGLRSP
- a CDS encoding DUF1501 domain-containing protein, with protein sequence MMQPHAVRRLDAGAFRRHLRELDRRSFLRVGMLGAAGLALPDLLRLEARAAEQGRSPRRMSSVIILWMRGGPSQHETWDPKPDAPSEYRGPFGSIRTKVPGIRICELLPRSAALMHRWSIVRSLHHDNAGHSAADQICFTGYPPGPDAEANVAPSCGSVVARQLQAQNPRLPAYVMIPRMVPGTDAAYLGVAYRPFETLADPADGGPFRVPNLQAPAALSLERLADRRRLLEDLDRLRRSVDTSGMMEAMDRFHQSAWEIVTGPEARRAFDLDAEPRKVRERYGFMPEFKAPTPDRCGCPAWSQRILLARRLVEAGVRLVTVDLRWWDTHVEGIDSMKNGFLPRWDQAYSALIEDLHERGLLESTMVVAWGEFGRTPKLNDRNGRDHWPGVFSAAIAGGGVQGGRVVGASDDKGAYPKDNPKRPQDVLATIYRHLGVDIHAEYPDFSGRPRPVLPFGEPIEELF